A part of Leifsonia xyli subsp. xyli str. CTCB07 genomic DNA contains:
- a CDS encoding glutamyl-tRNA reductase: protein MLICFSSSHRTAAFDLLDQLERHAPAVATALAEHSELVTGSVVLATCNRFEAYLDIDEPLPAARAVSAETVIAAVGNAAGIDADLLRSSSRVYCDDAAAEHLLSVSSGLDSVVVGEGEIAGQVRRALTTARQAGTVSQDLERLFQVASRTSRGVKNRTGIATAGRSIVRLALDLAESRVSDWSRMRVLLIGTGKYAGASLAALRDRGVADVQVHSPSGRAEKFALSHGVTAVPAGGLGAALAHAHLIVTCTTVRDYTLTPGNFGQAQQQDGIERRLVIDLGLPRNVDSAVAELPGVELLDLETISLHAPVAELNAADDAREIVGAAAAEFAAQTAEQAVKPALIALRKHVFDILDAEIARARTRGDSSEQTEAALRHLAGVLLHTPSVRARELARAGDAQRFADAAETLFGLRIEEAPVHPRLIAVDRVTAS, encoded by the coding sequence GTGCTTATCTGCTTCTCATCGAGCCACCGCACAGCCGCTTTCGACCTCCTGGACCAGCTCGAGCGCCATGCTCCGGCCGTTGCCACCGCGCTCGCGGAGCACAGCGAACTCGTGACCGGTTCGGTGGTGCTCGCCACCTGCAACCGCTTCGAGGCCTACCTCGACATCGACGAGCCGCTCCCGGCGGCACGCGCGGTGTCCGCCGAAACCGTGATCGCCGCTGTGGGCAACGCCGCCGGGATCGACGCGGACCTGCTGCGCTCCTCCAGCAGGGTGTACTGCGACGATGCGGCGGCAGAGCACCTGCTCTCCGTGTCGAGCGGACTCGATTCCGTGGTCGTCGGCGAGGGTGAGATCGCGGGCCAGGTGCGCCGCGCGCTCACCACGGCGCGCCAGGCGGGCACGGTGAGCCAAGACCTGGAGCGGCTGTTCCAGGTCGCGTCCCGGACCTCGCGCGGCGTGAAGAACCGCACCGGCATCGCGACCGCCGGCCGCTCGATCGTCCGCCTCGCTCTGGACCTGGCGGAGAGCCGGGTGAGCGATTGGTCCCGGATGCGCGTGTTGCTCATAGGAACCGGGAAGTACGCGGGCGCGAGCCTGGCGGCCCTGCGCGACCGCGGCGTCGCCGATGTGCAGGTCCACTCCCCCTCGGGCCGCGCCGAGAAGTTCGCACTCTCCCACGGGGTGACCGCCGTCCCGGCCGGCGGCCTCGGCGCAGCGCTCGCCCACGCCCACCTCATCGTCACCTGCACTACCGTGCGCGATTACACGCTGACTCCCGGGAATTTCGGGCAGGCGCAGCAACAGGACGGCATCGAACGCCGGCTCGTCATCGACCTCGGGCTGCCCCGCAACGTCGACTCCGCGGTCGCCGAGCTGCCGGGCGTCGAACTGCTGGATCTGGAGACCATCAGCCTCCACGCGCCGGTCGCCGAGCTGAACGCCGCCGACGACGCCCGCGAGATCGTCGGCGCCGCCGCCGCCGAGTTCGCCGCCCAGACCGCAGAGCAGGCGGTCAAACCCGCCCTCATCGCGCTGCGCAAGCATGTCTTCGACATCCTCGACGCGGAGATCGCCCGCGCCCGCACGCGCGGCGACTCGAGCGAGCAGACTGAGGCGGCGCTCCGGCACCTGGCGGGGGTCCTCCTGCACACCCCGTCCGTGCGCGCCCGCGAGCTCGCCCGGGCGGGAGACGCGCAAAGGTTCGCGGACGCGGCCGAAACCCTCTTCGGCCTCCGGATCGAAGAAGCGCCCGTCCACCCGCGGCTCATCGCGGTGGACCGGGTCACCGCATCCTGA
- the hemE gene encoding uroporphyrinogen decarboxylase, translated as MIVTALDPTHPLAAGLTHASRLVRSYQGERQEVTPVWFMRQAGRSLPEYRDLRVGTRMLDVCLDPAMASEITLQPVRRHGVDAGIFFSDIVVPLKLAGVEVEIQPGKGPVFERAVRTSADVDRLSAVDPAALAADTFAAVQEAVRLTTAELNETPLIGFAGAPFTLAAYLVEGGPSKDHLRARTLMHAAPGAWARLMDWTADLSGAFLRAQVLAGASAAQLFDSWAGSLSLRDYAEHAAPASARAFSHVRDLTYTVPSADPDGEAVVRAVPIVHFGVGTGELLPAMHEAGADAIGVDHRTLLDEASRRLGHIVPLQGNADPAMLAAPWEVLSGHALDVLDRGRAAPAHVFNLGHGVPPETDPAVLTRVVELVHGWRA; from the coding sequence GTGATCGTGACCGCTCTCGACCCCACCCACCCGCTCGCCGCGGGCCTCACCCACGCGAGCCGCCTCGTCCGCTCCTACCAGGGTGAACGGCAGGAGGTGACGCCGGTGTGGTTCATGCGCCAGGCCGGGCGTTCGCTGCCCGAATACCGCGACCTCCGTGTGGGCACCCGGATGCTGGACGTTTGCCTCGATCCGGCGATGGCGAGCGAGATCACCCTGCAACCGGTGCGCCGTCACGGTGTGGATGCGGGGATCTTCTTCAGCGATATCGTCGTGCCGCTGAAGCTCGCGGGCGTCGAGGTCGAGATCCAGCCGGGCAAGGGGCCTGTCTTCGAGCGGGCCGTGCGGACGTCCGCCGATGTCGACCGTCTGAGCGCCGTCGATCCGGCGGCGCTCGCCGCGGACACCTTCGCCGCGGTCCAGGAGGCCGTGCGGCTGACGACCGCCGAGCTGAATGAAACCCCTTTGATCGGTTTCGCCGGTGCGCCGTTCACTCTGGCCGCGTACCTGGTGGAGGGCGGGCCGTCGAAAGACCACCTCCGGGCCCGGACCCTGATGCACGCCGCCCCAGGCGCCTGGGCCCGCCTGATGGACTGGACCGCCGACCTCTCCGGCGCTTTCCTCCGCGCCCAGGTGCTGGCCGGGGCCAGCGCTGCGCAGCTCTTCGACTCCTGGGCGGGATCGCTCTCGCTCCGCGACTACGCCGAGCATGCCGCCCCGGCGTCCGCCCGGGCGTTCTCCCACGTCCGCGACCTCACCTACACGGTCCCGTCGGCGGACCCGGACGGTGAGGCCGTCGTGCGCGCTGTGCCGATCGTTCACTTCGGCGTGGGCACCGGAGAACTCCTCCCAGCGATGCACGAGGCCGGCGCGGACGCGATCGGCGTCGACCACCGCACCCTGCTGGACGAGGCGAGCCGCCGGCTGGGGCATATCGTGCCGCTCCAGGGCAATGCCGACCCGGCGATGCTCGCCGCGCCCTGGGAGGTGCTCTCGGGCCATGCGCTCGATGTGCTCGACCGCGGCCGCGCCGCGCCGGCGCACGTTTTCAACCTCGGCCACGGCGTCCCCCCGGAGACCGACCCTGCCGTGCTCACCCGCGTGGTCGAGCTGGTGCATGGGTGGCGAGCATGA
- a CDS encoding phage holin family protein, with amino-acid sequence MSDSRNARKKPFGKLITALPRLVVGVLKAEVEHLKAEFAAKVKYAGVGIGLFLVAAVLLFFALGVLVAAAVLGLAVVLPGWAAALTVFGALALIAAILVLIGVASFKKVNGLAPKETIASVRSDADALRGMGKYDN; translated from the coding sequence ATGAGCGACAGCCGGAACGCCCGGAAAAAGCCCTTCGGTAAACTGATCACCGCGCTGCCGCGGCTCGTCGTCGGCGTGCTGAAGGCAGAGGTCGAGCACCTCAAGGCCGAGTTCGCAGCGAAGGTGAAATATGCCGGTGTCGGCATAGGGCTGTTCCTCGTGGCGGCGGTGCTCCTCTTCTTCGCGCTCGGAGTCCTCGTCGCGGCGGCGGTGCTCGGCCTCGCTGTCGTGCTGCCGGGGTGGGCGGCTGCGCTCACCGTGTTCGGCGCGCTGGCGCTGATCGCTGCGATCCTGGTGCTGATCGGTGTCGCGTCGTTCAAGAAGGTGAATGGCCTCGCCCCGAAGGAGACCATCGCGAGCGTCCGATCCGATGCCGACGCGCTGAGAGGGATGGGCAAGTATGACAACTGA
- a CDS encoding serine hydrolase: MTIQTPETQHRRSVNVRRARHRGAVPSRETFSRAFDALGKLAVQGVQVSGRVTDLSTGEVLFSVDDHVVMPTASIGKVLLLVEVAARLQSGGLSSLALLDRAPQDAVGDSGIWQHLQVPALPVADLAALVGATSDNLATNVLLRRVGLEAVSARTEALGLTRTALLDLVRDHRGPDDAPQLSIGSANELTWLFAALARGEVVNPQTSRQVISWLSLNSDFSLVSGAFGLDPHSHRHAEHGILLVNKTGSDAGVRSEVGVLRGPRAGLTFAVSTYFDDTSLSSRLAVIDGMRTVGLDLLEYVF, encoded by the coding sequence GTGACGATCCAGACCCCGGAGACCCAGCACCGCCGCAGCGTGAACGTGCGCCGTGCCCGGCATCGGGGAGCCGTGCCGTCGCGGGAGACATTCAGCCGCGCCTTCGACGCGCTCGGGAAACTGGCGGTGCAGGGCGTGCAGGTGTCTGGCCGTGTGACGGACCTGAGCACCGGCGAGGTGCTGTTCTCGGTGGACGACCACGTCGTCATGCCCACCGCCTCCATCGGCAAAGTTCTCCTCCTCGTCGAAGTGGCGGCGCGATTGCAGTCGGGTGGGCTGAGTTCCCTGGCCCTGCTGGACCGGGCTCCCCAGGACGCCGTGGGCGACTCCGGAATCTGGCAGCACCTCCAGGTGCCCGCCCTCCCTGTCGCCGACCTCGCCGCTCTCGTCGGCGCGACGAGCGACAACCTCGCCACCAATGTGCTCCTCCGCCGCGTCGGCCTGGAGGCGGTCAGCGCCCGTACCGAGGCGCTCGGGCTCACCCGCACCGCGCTTCTCGACCTCGTCCGCGACCATCGGGGCCCGGACGACGCACCGCAGCTCTCGATCGGCAGCGCAAACGAACTCACCTGGCTTTTCGCCGCGCTCGCCCGTGGCGAGGTCGTCAACCCCCAGACCAGCCGCCAGGTCATCTCCTGGCTTTCGCTGAACAGCGACTTCTCCCTTGTCTCCGGTGCCTTCGGCCTCGACCCGCACTCGCACCGGCACGCCGAGCACGGCATTCTGCTGGTCAACAAGACCGGCAGCGACGCCGGTGTGCGCAGCGAGGTCGGCGTGCTGCGCGGCCCGCGGGCCGGACTGACCTTCGCCGTCTCGACCTATTTCGACGACACGAGCCTCTCCTCGCGGCTCGCCGTCATCGACGGGATGCGGACGGTCGGCCTCGACCTCCTCGAGTACGTCTTCTGA
- a CDS encoding M13 family metallopeptidase: MTQVSGIATDELDPTIRPQDDLFRHVNGKWLDRTEIPADKARWGSFMVLAEEAENAVRDIVEAAQTAPEGTEERRFGDLFASFMDEERVDALGVQPIEAQLALASYAHSVPALLETLGRLERHGVGGFYQLFVDNDPGDPERYLVFAEQAGISLPDESYFREERFAPIREAFVAHLQRMFELAGLSDAPERAQRVFELETEIAAQHWDNVRSRDSEKTYNLFTWADVTALFGSAGLDDWARGLSAPEGALAEVVLRQPSFASGLASLLTEDRLASWKDWLAWQIIHSAAPYLPGDFVNANFDFYGRTLTGTPEMRVRWKRGVSLVEGAMGEAVGRIYVEKHFPPAAKQTMDTLVATLIEAYRQSIQKLEWMGAETRSRALDKLAKFTSKIGYPVRWRDYSALTIDPADLLGNVRATALFEFHRELAKIGRPLDRDEWFMTPQTINAYYNPGFNEIVFPAAILQYPFFDADRDAAANYGAIGAVIGHEIGHGFDDQGSKFDGDGRLEDWWTAADRAAFEERTASLIEQYNALSPAQVPGHHVNGALTIGENIGDLGGLGIAWKAYLLSRGGEEPPVIDGLSGAERFFLSWAQAWQQKGRDEEVLRLLAIDPHSPNEFRCNQIVRNIGAFYDVFEVSEGDRLWLAPEKRVTIW, encoded by the coding sequence ATGACGCAGGTTTCCGGCATCGCCACCGACGAACTCGACCCCACGATCCGTCCGCAGGACGACCTGTTCCGGCACGTGAACGGCAAGTGGCTCGACCGCACGGAGATCCCCGCCGACAAAGCGCGCTGGGGGTCGTTCATGGTGCTCGCGGAGGAGGCGGAGAACGCGGTGCGCGACATCGTCGAGGCCGCGCAGACCGCGCCGGAGGGCACCGAGGAGCGCAGGTTCGGCGATCTGTTCGCGAGCTTCATGGACGAGGAGCGCGTGGACGCACTGGGCGTCCAGCCGATCGAGGCGCAGCTGGCGCTCGCGAGCTATGCGCACAGTGTCCCGGCCCTGCTGGAGACGCTCGGCCGGCTGGAGCGCCACGGGGTCGGCGGGTTCTACCAGCTGTTCGTGGACAACGACCCGGGCGATCCGGAGCGCTACCTCGTGTTCGCCGAGCAGGCCGGGATCTCGCTGCCGGATGAGTCGTACTTCCGGGAGGAGCGGTTCGCGCCGATCCGCGAGGCGTTCGTTGCGCACCTCCAGCGGATGTTCGAGCTGGCCGGGCTCTCGGATGCGCCGGAGCGCGCGCAGCGGGTGTTCGAGCTGGAGACGGAGATCGCCGCGCAGCACTGGGACAATGTGCGGTCGCGCGACTCCGAGAAGACCTACAACCTGTTCACCTGGGCCGACGTCACGGCGCTGTTCGGCTCCGCGGGCCTCGACGACTGGGCGAGGGGCCTGAGCGCTCCGGAGGGCGCGCTGGCGGAGGTCGTGCTCCGGCAGCCCTCGTTCGCGTCGGGCCTCGCCTCCTTGCTCACCGAGGACAGGCTCGCGTCGTGGAAAGATTGGCTGGCCTGGCAGATCATCCACAGTGCCGCCCCCTACCTGCCGGGTGACTTCGTGAACGCGAACTTCGATTTCTACGGCCGCACCCTCACCGGCACTCCGGAGATGCGCGTCCGCTGGAAGCGCGGCGTCTCGCTGGTCGAGGGCGCGATGGGCGAGGCGGTCGGTCGCATCTACGTCGAGAAGCATTTCCCGCCCGCGGCGAAGCAGACGATGGACACCCTGGTCGCCACTCTGATCGAGGCGTACCGGCAGAGCATCCAGAAGCTGGAGTGGATGGGCGCGGAGACGCGGAGCCGGGCGCTCGACAAGCTGGCGAAGTTCACGTCGAAGATCGGCTACCCGGTCAGATGGCGCGACTATTCGGCGCTGACCATCGACCCGGCCGATCTGCTCGGCAACGTCCGCGCCACGGCGCTGTTCGAGTTCCACCGCGAACTCGCGAAGATCGGCCGGCCGCTGGATCGCGACGAGTGGTTCATGACGCCGCAGACGATCAACGCTTACTACAACCCCGGTTTCAACGAGATCGTCTTCCCCGCGGCTATCCTGCAATACCCCTTCTTCGACGCCGATCGGGACGCCGCGGCCAACTACGGCGCGATCGGCGCCGTCATCGGCCACGAGATCGGCCACGGCTTCGATGACCAGGGCTCCAAATTCGACGGCGACGGCCGCCTTGAGGACTGGTGGACCGCTGCCGACCGCGCCGCGTTCGAGGAGCGCACGGCCAGCCTCATCGAACAGTACAACGCCCTGTCGCCCGCGCAGGTGCCCGGGCACCACGTGAACGGGGCGCTGACCATCGGCGAGAACATCGGCGACCTCGGCGGGCTCGGAATCGCCTGGAAAGCGTACCTGCTCTCACGGGGTGGCGAGGAGCCGCCGGTGATCGACGGCCTTTCGGGCGCTGAGCGCTTCTTCCTCAGCTGGGCGCAGGCATGGCAGCAGAAAGGACGCGATGAGGAGGTCCTCCGCCTGCTGGCGATCGACCCGCATTCGCCGAACGAGTTCCGCTGCAACCAGATCGTGCGCAATATCGGCGCCTTCTACGATGTTTTCGAGGTGAGTGAGGGCGATCGTCTGTGGCTGGCCCCGGAGAAGCGCGTCACTATCTGGTGA
- the hemG gene encoding protoporphyrinogen oxidase: MTSLGAELRQTIEADPTRIAVVGGGMAGLVAARECARPGFEVIVLEAADRIGGSVAPLELDGMTLDAGAESFATRGGHVAELLDELGLAGDVVSPNPAGAWVRTGTKSVPLPKAGLLGIPSSPLASDVVAAIGWGGALRAYLDRLLPVLKIGQERRLGTLVRKRMGAKALHELVAPVVTGVYSAAPDDLDIEVVAPGLNAALTRLGSLSGAVGELWSQAKAGSAVQGLRGGMWRLPAALAADFRARGGSVRTAAAVTAIEPWAASETHAPAGVAHPESDGGRRPARWTLRLADGTAIDTDAVVMAAPAHAALALLPTASPSLAGLAGLDWPPASSVELVTLVLTTPAAAEAPRGTGVLVADAPGSGVTAKALTHASAKWAWVAEAAGDGCHVVRLSYGRAGQPGTRELGDQRLREIALADASALLNIPLAVSDVAAFARILWTNALPYATVGQRERIQRVRDGVGSVEGLEVTGSWLTGTGLASVVPDARQAAERARGSTLESTDRGHGGVRMRGKILFVAGAAVGYVLGARAGRKRYDQLKAAAARVWESPSVQKRVHAVEDFMAEKACEAPEAVFVAIKKAVVRVNERRREARSPIPEPETAGDGSAS, translated from the coding sequence ATGACCAGTCTCGGTGCGGAGCTCAGACAGACCATCGAGGCCGACCCGACCCGGATCGCCGTCGTCGGCGGCGGCATGGCCGGTCTCGTCGCGGCGCGCGAGTGTGCCCGGCCCGGCTTCGAGGTGATCGTGCTCGAGGCGGCGGACCGCATCGGCGGTTCCGTCGCACCGCTCGAACTCGACGGGATGACGCTCGACGCCGGCGCGGAGAGTTTCGCGACTCGCGGCGGTCACGTCGCTGAGCTCCTCGATGAGCTGGGCCTGGCCGGGGATGTCGTCTCGCCGAACCCGGCAGGCGCGTGGGTGCGCACCGGCACGAAGAGCGTTCCGCTGCCGAAGGCCGGGCTGCTCGGCATCCCGAGCTCTCCGCTCGCGAGCGATGTAGTGGCCGCCATCGGCTGGGGAGGCGCCCTCCGCGCCTACCTCGACCGGCTGCTGCCGGTGCTCAAAATCGGGCAGGAGCGCCGGCTGGGAACGCTCGTGCGGAAGCGGATGGGCGCGAAAGCTCTGCACGAACTGGTCGCCCCCGTCGTCACCGGTGTCTACTCGGCTGCGCCGGACGATCTGGACATCGAGGTCGTGGCCCCCGGTCTCAACGCCGCGCTGACCCGCCTTGGCTCGCTCTCCGGAGCCGTCGGCGAACTGTGGTCGCAGGCGAAGGCGGGAAGCGCTGTGCAGGGACTCCGCGGCGGGATGTGGCGGCTCCCTGCCGCGCTCGCCGCCGACTTCCGCGCGCGCGGGGGCAGCGTTCGCACCGCCGCCGCCGTCACCGCGATCGAGCCGTGGGCCGCGTCCGAGACGCATGCGCCCGCCGGGGTCGCGCATCCCGAATCGGACGGCGGACGCCGACCCGCCCGCTGGACCCTTCGCCTGGCCGATGGGACGGCCATCGACACGGATGCCGTGGTGATGGCCGCGCCCGCGCACGCTGCGCTCGCGCTGCTCCCCACGGCATCCCCTTCGCTGGCCGGTCTGGCCGGTCTCGACTGGCCTCCGGCGTCGAGCGTCGAACTGGTCACCCTCGTTCTCACAACGCCCGCTGCCGCCGAGGCGCCCAGAGGGACGGGCGTGCTCGTCGCCGACGCCCCCGGCTCCGGCGTCACCGCCAAAGCCCTCACGCATGCGAGCGCCAAGTGGGCGTGGGTCGCGGAGGCCGCGGGAGACGGCTGCCACGTCGTCCGTCTGTCGTACGGCCGGGCGGGCCAGCCAGGGACCCGCGAGCTGGGCGATCAGCGCCTCCGGGAGATCGCGCTCGCGGACGCCTCTGCCCTACTCAATATTCCGCTTGCGGTATCCGATGTGGCTGCATTCGCCCGGATTCTCTGGACGAACGCTCTTCCTTATGCGACAGTGGGGCAGCGGGAGCGCATCCAGCGCGTTCGCGATGGCGTCGGAAGCGTCGAGGGTCTCGAGGTGACCGGCTCCTGGCTGACCGGGACCGGGCTCGCCTCCGTCGTCCCGGATGCCCGTCAGGCAGCCGAGCGGGCGCGGGGGTCTACGCTGGAGAGCACTGACCGAGGACATGGAGGGGTGAGGATGCGAGGAAAGATCCTGTTCGTCGCAGGAGCGGCCGTCGGCTATGTGCTCGGCGCGCGGGCCGGGCGGAAGCGCTACGACCAGCTGAAGGCCGCCGCCGCCAGAGTGTGGGAGTCGCCTTCGGTGCAGAAGCGGGTCCACGCGGTCGAGGACTTCATGGCGGAGAAGGCGTGCGAGGCGCCGGAGGCCGTGTTCGTCGCCATCAAGAAGGCCGTCGTCCGCGTGAACGAGCGACGGCGCGAGGCGCGTTCGCCGATCCCCGAGCCGGAGACGGCGGGGGACGGAAGCGCATCCTGA
- a CDS encoding DUF3618 domain-containing protein, translating into MTTDRSDAERARAELAATLDAIEYKLNIPKRAAECVRTLRRENPLAFAGIAVGAAIVAATAAWGLVALVRR; encoded by the coding sequence ATGACAACTGACCGCAGCGACGCCGAGCGCGCCCGCGCCGAGCTGGCCGCCACCCTCGACGCCATCGAATACAAGCTGAACATCCCGAAGCGCGCCGCCGAGTGCGTGCGGACGCTCCGGCGCGAGAACCCGCTGGCTTTCGCCGGCATCGCCGTGGGCGCGGCGATCGTCGCGGCCACGGCCGCCTGGGGCCTTGTCGCCCTCGTGCGGCGCTGA
- a CDS encoding glycine--tRNA ligase, translating to MAAAPSRLDSVITLAQHRGFVFPSGDIYGGTRSAWDYGPLGVELKENIKREWWNSFVRGRGDMVGLDSAIILPTAVWEASGHVKVFSDPLTESLITHKRYRADHLFEAYEAEHGHPPANGLDDIADPDHPEKVGQWTPIRPFSGLMKTYLGIVDDESGLHYMRPETAQGIFTDFASVLQTSRKKPPFGIGQIGKAFRNEITPGNFIFRTREFEQMEIEFFVEPGTDEEWFDTWIDLSWEWFTGLGIKPENIRRFEHPKDSLAHYSKRTIDIEYKFEFAGSEWGELMGVANRADFDLKTHIEHSGKDLSYFDQNKNERYVPFVIEPSFGLTRALMAFLVDAYDEEQAPNAKGGTDKRTVLHLDPRLAPVKVAVLPLSRNEALSPLARGLADRLRQRRAVDFDDSGAIGRRYRREDEIGTPLAVTVDFDSLEDDAVTVRDRDSMRQERIPLEGLDRYLAERLREV from the coding sequence ATGGCCGCCGCACCGTCGAGACTGGATTCCGTCATCACGCTGGCGCAGCACCGCGGGTTCGTGTTCCCCTCCGGCGACATCTACGGCGGTACCCGCTCCGCGTGGGACTACGGCCCCCTGGGCGTGGAACTGAAGGAGAACATCAAACGCGAGTGGTGGAACTCGTTCGTACGCGGCCGCGGCGACATGGTCGGCCTCGACTCGGCGATCATCCTGCCCACGGCAGTGTGGGAGGCCTCCGGGCACGTCAAGGTCTTCAGCGACCCGCTGACCGAGTCGCTGATCACACACAAACGCTACCGGGCCGACCACCTGTTCGAGGCGTACGAGGCGGAGCACGGCCACCCGCCCGCGAACGGGCTGGACGACATCGCCGACCCCGACCACCCGGAGAAGGTGGGCCAGTGGACGCCGATCCGGCCGTTCTCGGGTCTCATGAAGACCTACCTGGGCATCGTGGACGACGAGTCCGGTCTGCACTACATGCGGCCGGAGACAGCGCAGGGCATCTTCACGGATTTCGCGTCGGTGTTGCAGACCTCGCGGAAGAAGCCACCGTTCGGCATCGGCCAGATCGGCAAGGCGTTCCGCAACGAGATCACGCCGGGCAACTTCATCTTCCGCACGCGCGAGTTCGAGCAGATGGAGATCGAGTTCTTCGTCGAGCCGGGCACCGATGAGGAATGGTTCGACACCTGGATCGACCTCAGCTGGGAGTGGTTCACCGGGCTGGGCATCAAGCCCGAGAACATCCGCCGGTTCGAGCACCCGAAAGACAGCCTCGCACACTACTCGAAGCGGACCATCGACATCGAATACAAATTCGAGTTCGCCGGCTCCGAGTGGGGTGAGCTGATGGGGGTCGCGAACCGCGCGGACTTCGATCTGAAGACGCACATCGAGCACTCCGGCAAAGATCTCAGCTACTTCGACCAGAACAAGAACGAGCGCTATGTGCCGTTCGTGATCGAGCCGTCGTTCGGGCTGACCCGCGCGCTGATGGCCTTCTTGGTGGACGCCTACGACGAAGAGCAGGCGCCCAACGCCAAGGGCGGCACCGACAAGCGCACGGTGCTCCACCTCGACCCGCGACTGGCCCCGGTGAAGGTCGCGGTCCTCCCGCTCTCGCGCAACGAAGCGCTGTCCCCGCTCGCGCGCGGACTCGCCGACCGCTTGCGCCAGCGCCGCGCCGTCGACTTCGACGACTCCGGCGCGATCGGCCGCCGCTACCGCCGCGAGGACGAAATCGGCACGCCGCTCGCCGTGACGGTCGACTTCGACTCGCTCGAAGACGACGCCGTGACCGTGCGGGACCGGGACTCGATGAGGCAGGAGCGCATCCCGCTGGAGGGCCTGGACCGCTACCTCGCAGAGCGGCTTCGCGAGGTCTGA
- a CDS encoding MATE family efflux transporter, giving the protein MNPLPRRPLDRDILRLAVPALGALVAEPLFLLADSAVVGHLGVAPLAGLGIAAAVLQTIVGLMVFLAYSTTPAVARWLGAGDERAAVAAGVDGCGLGLGLGLGAVLAAGRLASPVLVSLFAASAAVSEQAEVYLSISMAGLPAMLFVFAATGLLRGLQDTRTPLAVAGGGFAANIALNAVFIGVLGLGIAGSALGTVVAQWAMVAVYAVVVARHARRAGAGLLPRHTGLGRTAVAGGWLFLRTASLRGAMLLAIAAATRLGPDDLAAFQVAMTVFATLAFALDTLAIAAQALVGKGLGAGKLPEVRAVLRRCVQWGVGSGAVLGAVTVALSPVAAGLFTRDAAVTALLPAALAIVGLSAPLGGYVFVLDGVLIGAGDTRYLALTGLLNVAVFAPLAVAVIARGDHDAGGLAALAAAFAFGYLGSRALTLGPHLRVAPARRGVLGEELAGGGDQRPGRGGGRSPAPSSRTPSVCEGTDR; this is encoded by the coding sequence GTGAATCCCCTCCCCCGCCGCCCGCTCGACCGGGACATCCTGCGACTGGCCGTGCCCGCCCTCGGTGCGCTCGTCGCCGAGCCGTTGTTCCTACTGGCGGACTCGGCGGTGGTCGGTCACCTCGGCGTCGCACCGCTCGCCGGGCTCGGGATCGCCGCCGCCGTCCTGCAGACGATCGTCGGTCTGATGGTCTTCCTCGCTTACTCGACGACGCCCGCCGTGGCTCGCTGGCTCGGCGCGGGCGACGAACGCGCGGCCGTCGCCGCCGGTGTGGACGGCTGCGGGCTCGGGCTCGGGCTCGGGCTCGGGGCCGTGCTGGCGGCGGGACGGCTGGCCTCGCCGGTCCTCGTCTCGCTGTTCGCGGCCTCCGCGGCGGTGAGCGAACAGGCGGAGGTCTACCTCTCCATCTCGATGGCCGGGCTGCCCGCCATGCTGTTTGTGTTCGCGGCAACCGGGCTGCTGCGCGGACTGCAAGACACCCGGACGCCGCTGGCCGTCGCCGGCGGCGGCTTCGCGGCCAACATCGCGCTGAACGCTGTCTTCATCGGAGTCCTGGGCCTGGGCATCGCAGGCTCCGCGCTCGGAACCGTCGTCGCACAGTGGGCGATGGTCGCGGTGTACGCCGTCGTCGTCGCCCGCCACGCCCGCCGCGCCGGCGCGGGCCTGCTCCCCCGCCACACCGGCCTCGGGCGGACGGCGGTCGCCGGGGGCTGGCTGTTCCTGAGGACGGCGAGCCTCCGTGGCGCGATGCTGCTCGCCATCGCCGCGGCGACACGGCTCGGACCGGACGATCTCGCCGCCTTCCAGGTCGCTATGACCGTCTTCGCGACGCTCGCTTTCGCCCTCGACACGCTCGCCATCGCCGCCCAAGCGCTCGTCGGCAAAGGACTCGGCGCGGGCAAGCTCCCGGAGGTGCGCGCGGTGCTCCGGCGCTGCGTCCAGTGGGGCGTCGGGTCGGGGGCTGTCCTCGGCGCCGTCACCGTCGCGCTGAGCCCCGTCGCGGCCGGACTGTTCACAAGAGATGCCGCCGTCACCGCGCTTCTCCCGGCGGCGCTCGCGATCGTCGGACTCAGCGCACCGCTCGGTGGGTACGTCTTCGTGCTCGACGGTGTGCTGATCGGAGCCGGAGACACGCGCTACCTCGCGCTCACGGGCTTGCTAAACGTCGCAGTGTTCGCGCCGCTCGCCGTGGCCGTGATCGCGCGGGGCGACCACGACGCCGGAGGCCTCGCCGCGCTCGCCGCCGCCTTCGCCTTCGGCTACCTCGGCTCTCGCGCCCTCACCCTGGGCCCGCACCTCCGCGTGGCTCCGGCCCGGCGCGGCGTTCTAGGCGAGGAACTCGCGGGCGGCGGCGACCAGCGTCCGGGGCGAGGCGGAGGGCGCTCACCGGCTCCTTCCTCCCGAACCCCCTCCGTTTGCGAAGGGACCGACAGGTAG